The Hymenobacter sp. GOD-10R genome includes a window with the following:
- a CDS encoding DUF2442 domain-containing protein: MASINRVEFTTTSIYVFLSGSTFWPCLLTAQPATFLYHATPAQRANWQLADRDTAVEWPDLGEKLTLEQMK, translated from the coding sequence ATGGCTTCCATTAATCGCGTCGAGTTTACTACCACCTCTATTTACGTCTTCCTGTCGGGCAGCACTTTCTGGCCGTGCCTGCTTACGGCCCAGCCGGCTACGTTCCTGTATCACGCGACGCCGGCCCAACGGGCCAACTGGCAGCTAGCTGATCGGGATACGGCCGTAGAGTGGCCTGATCTTGGGGAGAAGCTGACGCTGGAACAGATGAAGTAA
- a CDS encoding Y-family DNA polymerase, which translates to MFALVDGNNFYVSCERVFQPHLNGVPVVVLSNNDGSIISRSAEAKALGIGMGEPYFKLKPLLQAHQVQVFSSNYALYGDMSRRVTSYLASMVPEIEIYSIDECFLDLHGMQRWHGDLDAFCRRLRAEVKRRTHIPTCVGIAPTKTLAKLANRLAKKRSDLEGVLYLDSDEKRRWALEQVAVEDVWGIGRQYATKLHSLGIPTAAHLAQVSDSWARKHLGGVVGARLVRELQGHCCHELAPSEDGQLERKSIACTRSFAEPLSQYQDVLSAVGTFAARAAEKLRRQNSAVNVLTVFISKNRFGLEPPPHTFSATMTLPTATSDTGELLRYARALLKRLWQPHTVYKKAGVVFDGLEADGCQQLDLFDPKPKCEGRVRLMAELDKLNQRYGTGTVSFATAYRGQGQKVTPWVGKAEWKTPAYTTSFEGLWRINMDALQLSVKQPENPTK; encoded by the coding sequence ATGTTCGCGTTAGTTGATGGCAACAACTTCTACGTGAGTTGCGAGCGGGTCTTCCAGCCGCACTTGAATGGTGTGCCCGTCGTAGTGCTCAGCAACAACGACGGCTCCATTATCTCCCGCTCGGCAGAAGCCAAGGCCCTGGGCATTGGCATGGGCGAACCCTACTTCAAGCTCAAGCCGCTTCTACAGGCGCATCAGGTGCAGGTCTTTTCCAGCAACTACGCGCTCTATGGGGACATGAGTCGGCGCGTGACCAGCTACCTGGCTAGCATGGTTCCCGAGATTGAGATCTACTCCATCGACGAGTGCTTCCTAGACCTGCACGGTATGCAGCGCTGGCACGGCGACTTAGACGCCTTTTGCCGACGTCTTCGCGCCGAAGTGAAGCGCCGCACGCACATCCCCACCTGCGTCGGGATTGCGCCGACCAAGACGCTGGCCAAGCTGGCGAACCGCTTAGCCAAGAAGCGCTCGGACCTGGAAGGCGTGCTCTACCTGGATTCGGACGAGAAGCGACGCTGGGCGCTGGAACAGGTAGCCGTAGAGGACGTGTGGGGCATTGGAAGGCAGTACGCCACTAAGCTGCACAGCCTCGGTATTCCGACGGCCGCCCACCTGGCGCAGGTCTCCGATTCTTGGGCCCGTAAGCATCTAGGGGGCGTGGTCGGAGCCCGCCTCGTGCGCGAGCTGCAAGGCCACTGCTGTCACGAGCTCGCCCCGAGTGAAGATGGGCAACTCGAACGCAAGAGCATTGCCTGCACCCGCTCCTTTGCCGAGCCTTTATCCCAGTACCAAGACGTGCTTAGCGCCGTGGGCACGTTTGCTGCACGAGCGGCCGAGAAGCTACGTCGCCAGAATTCGGCCGTGAATGTGCTCACCGTATTCATTAGCAAGAACCGTTTCGGGCTGGAGCCACCCCCACACACCTTCTCAGCTACGATGACCTTGCCCACGGCCACCAGCGACACGGGCGAGCTGTTACGCTACGCACGGGCGCTACTTAAGCGCCTGTGGCAGCCCCATACCGTCTACAAAAAAGCCGGCGTGGTCTTCGACGGGTTAGAAGCAGATGGCTGCCAACAGCTAGACTTGTTTGATCCTAAACCAAAGTGCGAGGGCCGCGTTCGGTTGATGGCCGAGCTCGATAAGCTCAACCAGCGCTACGGCACGGGGACCGTCAGCTTTGCTACTGCCTACCGTGGCCAAGGGCAGAAAGTAACTCCCTGGGTAGGAAAAGCCGAGTGGAAAACGCCGGCCTATACCACCAGCTTTGAAGGGCTCTGGCGCATTAACATGGATGCCCTGCAGCTTTCGGTTAAGCAGCCAGAGAACCCCACCAAGTGA
- the umuD gene encoding translesion error-prone DNA polymerase V autoproteolytic subunit: MCEVVLLSIRHRPLWLLFFESLVPAGFPSPAEDHRGIKLDLNQLLLPHPDSTYLVRVTGNSMTGGESGIRDGALLAVDCHLRPQHDDVVIAVVEGEFTVKRFVQRGSAWWLVPDNPAFPSMEITQPDLFDVWGVVTHVVTETRRGRLSSYVRVS, from the coding sequence ATGTGTGAAGTTGTTTTGTTGTCGATTCGTCACCGCCCCTTATGGCTCTTGTTCTTTGAATCGCTCGTGCCCGCGGGCTTTCCCTCGCCAGCGGAAGATCACCGGGGTATCAAGCTCGATTTGAACCAACTGCTCCTACCCCATCCTGACTCCACCTACTTGGTGCGCGTCACAGGGAATAGCATGACGGGAGGAGAGTCGGGCATCCGCGACGGTGCTTTGCTCGCTGTCGACTGCCACCTTCGGCCCCAGCACGATGACGTGGTCATTGCCGTTGTGGAGGGCGAGTTCACCGTTAAGCGCTTCGTACAACGCGGTTCTGCGTGGTGGCTCGTGCCTGACAACCCCGCGTTTCCTTCAATGGAGATTACCCAGCCCGATCTATTCGACGTGTGGGGCGTGGTCACCCACGTGGTCACCGAAACCCGCCGCGGTCGTTTGTCGAGCTATGTTCGCGTTAGTTGA